The genomic interval CGTTCAAAAGTTTAAACGAAATGACCAATGCTAATCCACATTACAGTCAATTTGAAGCTTTCAAGAAGAAGCAGGTCTATACCTTTGAGGGAAAAATTGGCGCTACAGGTGGTACAATTTATTATGAATTAGCACCTAGCCGACCTGATTTAGTTTTAAAAGATTATATCAAAATATTTCATCCTGAGTTACTTCCAAATTATACCTTTACCTTTGCACAAAAATTGAACTAACATTGGCTTCAAAACAATCTACTTTTCTATTATTTGCCTTGGTTGGAATCGGGTTCCTAAGCTTGTTTTTTCTAAACATTAGTTTTGGGTCTGTGACTATTCCGTGTAAAGATATTTACCACAGTTTGAGTGGCGGCCAAGCTAGTAAATCTACTTGGGAATACATCATCATCAACTATAGATTACCCAAAGCGATTACGGCGATTTTGGTCGGAATGGGACTTTCAATCAGTGGTTTGTTGATGCAAACGCTTTTCAGAAATCCACTTGCTGGACCTTACGTTTTAGGATTGAGTTCAGGCTCTAGTTTAGGCGTAGCCTTCGTGATTTTGGGAGCAGGATTCCTTCCACCTTTCTTGAGTAGTATCCTATTGTCATCTTACGGAATTGTATTGGCTTCCACCATTGGCAGCACTTTGGTTCTACTAGCGGTTTTGGTCGTTGCACAACGATTGCGAGATACCATGGCGATCCTTATTGTAGGACTGATGTTTGGGAGTTTTACCTCAGCCATTGTAAGCACACTCACCTACTTTAGCACCGCCGATCAACTGCAAAAATTTACTTTTTGGGCTATGGGAAGCCTTGGGAATTTGTCATGGAATTCGATTCTTATTTTGAGCACAGCTGTGGCTATTGGTCTATTACTAAGTCTATACAGCATCAAGCCTTTGAACGCTTTACTCTTAGGAGAAAACTATGCCAAAAGCATGGGATTGAACTTCAACAAAACCCGTTTTATTATCATCTTAGCAACTAGTATTTTGGCTGGAAGCATTACTGCTTATGCTGGCCCTATTGCCTTCATTGGACTTGCCGTTCCGCATATTGCCAAATTGGTTTTTCAGACTAGTAATCATGTGGTGTTGTTTTGGAGTACCTTGCTTATTGGTGCCAGTATTATGTTACTTTGTGATGTTATATCTCAAATGCCTGGTTATGAAATAACTTTACCAATTAATGCGGTTACGTCGCTGTTTGGAGCACCAGTCGTTATTTGGTTATTGGTTCGAAAAAGGAAATGATTTAATTGTTATTAATATTTAAAAGAATAATTATCGCTAAGGAAAATTAATTTTATTATTTGAGATATATTGGTCTTTTTTACATATTCATTATAACCTGTATGAGTTTATAAATTGAATATTTAAAAAAAGACAGTGAATTATTCACTTAACTGCCCCTAGGATTAAAAGTTATTATTTTGACTTAAATTTATGTCTTTTTGTGCCTTTGTGGCTAAAAAATCATAATCTATTATATTCATAATAGAACTTTTCTTATTATAACAAAAAAACCCTTTGATAAAAGCAAAGGGTTTGGTTTAACTAAAAAAAGCTAGTGAATCTAAATTATTGTTTTATAATTTTACTACTTAATCCTGTATCTGTTTTCAAGATATAAGTTCCTGTTGCCAAATCAGAGATGTCAATTGTATTTGTTGCAGGAAGAGTTTTTACAACAGCTCCCAACATGTTGAATATGTTAATAGTTTTACTGTCTTTTAAATCTGAAATAGTAATCGCTCCAGTTGTTGGATTAGGGTATACATTTACGAACTCTATAACTTGTTTTGTATTCAATCCTAAAGTTGCACCTGTAGAAAATTCAATTCTGTCAATTTCTAAAGTTCCTACTAATGAACTATTACCACTCGTTCTGTGCTGTACATCAAAAGTATCAATATTCCCAGTCCATGTTACTGCATTAGTTAAATTAACAACAGCAACTTCATAAGGACTTGCATCGGTCATGTTTAAAGTTAATGTTGTATAATTTGATCCATTAGTACCACTAGGAGCACTACCAGTAGAGATCCTAAGTTGATTATTTTCTGATTTGTTTCTATAATATACATGTGCATATTTAAAAGTATTTGCATTTACATAATTTGTTGGATCAGTTTTTCTTATAATTCCAACAGCGTGTGGTGCATTACCTGCGACTGCATCAGTTGTAATAATCATTTTACCTCCTGAAACTGTTATAGCAGAATTTATTGCATTGAAACCTTCGGTGTTAGTCCCATTATTAAATTCATAACTATGTTTTTCTACAACAGGTATAGTGTAGGTTGGTACAATTGTAACTGCTTGAGGTGGATTACTTGAAGTCCCACCAGTAGGTCTAAAATCATAACCTGCGCCTAATGGTGTAATATTTCCTGAAGATAGGGTTAACAATGAAATTACCCAAGTTCTAGTGTTTATAGCTGCGTCAACAGGATCAATGGATACAGTAGTAGCATTTGCAGTAGATAAGGTTCCTGCCGTAGCAACGTTTGTAGGTACGCTATTTTTGACAACAAAAAAAGCATTGTTATATCCACCAGAACCATCTCCAGGATCATTCGTCGAAGTAACCGTTATTGTTCTTTGTGCGTAAACTCCAGTGCTAGTTTCTTCTAGAATATAACCATTGTCTGAAATTACAATAGCGCTTAAAGAGGTTGCATTTGTACTTAAACTAAGATTTTGCTGTGCCTGAGAAATTGTTATAGCTCCAAGGCTAGTAACAAATAAGAGTAATAATTTTTTCATAATTGTTTTATGTTTAAAGTTTACACAAAACTATAATTCATTAGTGAAACAGGCATTCGCATATGGTTTTTACCCTATAACATATAGTTAACTTATTATAGGTCAACTACTTGTTAAGCGTATTTATTGTGGTTAAATACGATAAAATGAAAAAAAAAGCCTTTAGAAACAAATTCTAAAGGCTTTTTTGATTGTATTTTAGTTATATTTTTGGAACAATATTTTTTGGAATGTCGATTTTCTTATCATCTGCACCCAAGGCAAAAGTACTGGTGTTGTAAACGTTTTTTTGTTTCCAATCACATTCAATACGACCATCACCTAGAATAATATTTCCGAGTTTGGCTCTAAACCAATCTGTCAAAGCAATGTAGTTTTTGTCATTAGCCAGATTGTTTCGCTCCATAGGATCTTTACGTAAATCATAAAATGCCAATTGCACTTCTTGTCTTGGAGCATCCAATCCCCAACGTACGTTTTCATTTGGTTTGTATCTTCCTCCAGGTCCTCCATTCAATGGACGTGGACGCATTGAGAAAGCGAAATCCTTGGTACGCATATACGAGCGTGGACCTGCAACACTATTTATTTCACCAATAATGTAGTCTTTATTTAGTTTTGGGTTCGAATACATTTCGGCTAAATCAAATCCGTCCAAAAATTGGTATTCTTTGGCTTTCAAATCAACACCTCCAGCGGCCAAAACGGTCGGCATGATGTCTACATATTCAGCAAAGCCATCATACACTTTTCCTGCAGGTACCGCTTTTTTGTCTGACGAAACCAAAATTCCAGTGGTATGTGTAGAAAGTTCCCAAGGCGAAAATTTAGATTCAATACCTTGTTCTCCCAATTGCCATCCGTGATCTCCACAAGTGTACAAGATCATGTATTCTTGATTGTTCTTTTTCGAATAGGCTTTGAATTCGGCAATTGCTTTCCCGATGATATAATCTCCAAAAGCACAAAAGGCATAATAATCTCTGATGGCTTGTTGCTTGTCTTCATAAGAGTAGCCGTCAATTCTTAATTTATTGTATAAGTCCACCAATTGTTTTGGTAGTTTACTCAATTCTTCTTTTTTATCGAATGCTGGAATTTTATACACTTTATCTTTAAAGCGATCTCTAAATTCCTTTGGAGGCATCACAGGTGTGTGTGGGAAATGAAAACTCAAACTCGTAAAAATAGGTTTGCTGGTATCGGCACCCGCCATTTTATCTCCTAATAAGGATTGGTAAGGCTTATTTTGATTTTGCAAATAGTTACGGTATTCGGTCAAAATATTACCATCCAATGTTTTGTCTGCCGGCATAGAGTTAACTCCACCAATAATCAAAGTAGACTCTTCTCCATCGCTGGCATTGTGATACAGGATATCCAATTCTTTTTCAACAGAAGCTTTGATAGCTTTTTCTGCATCTGAGATATTATCTTCTGTAGTCCAAGATTTTTTGACATTATTCGGATAGAAAAATTGCATGCGCGTATCTATTTTAGCCGATTTTCCGTTTACTTTCCCGTAAGTCGTTTCTTTGTTCCAGTCGGTTACGCCACCTCTTTCCAGTTCGGTATCCAAAACATATTTTTGATAGAAACCTTTGTATAAGTCTTCCGTTTTTTTAGTAGCACTTTTTTTGTCAACGCTTTTATTACGGTAACCAGCCTTTCCAAACAAACTGGTTTCGTACCCGTTTTCAACCATAATCTGAGGCATCGTTTTGGTGAAAAATTCGGCCTCACCATTAAAATATTCAAAACCATA from Flavobacterium ovatum carries:
- a CDS encoding iron ABC transporter permease, giving the protein MASKQSTFLLFALVGIGFLSLFFLNISFGSVTIPCKDIYHSLSGGQASKSTWEYIIINYRLPKAITAILVGMGLSISGLLMQTLFRNPLAGPYVLGLSSGSSLGVAFVILGAGFLPPFLSSILLSSYGIVLASTIGSTLVLLAVLVVAQRLRDTMAILIVGLMFGSFTSAIVSTLTYFSTADQLQKFTFWAMGSLGNLSWNSILILSTAVAIGLLLSLYSIKPLNALLLGENYAKSMGLNFNKTRFIIILATSILAGSITAYAGPIAFIGLAVPHIAKLVFQTSNHVVLFWSTLLIGASIMLLCDVISQMPGYEITLPINAVTSLFGAPVVIWLLVRKRK
- a CDS encoding T9SS type A sorting domain-containing protein, whose translation is MKKLLLLFVTSLGAITISQAQQNLSLSTNATSLSAIVISDNGYILEETSTGVYAQRTITVTSTNDPGDGSGGYNNAFFVVKNSVPTNVATAGTLSTANATTVSIDPVDAAINTRTWVISLLTLSSGNITPLGAGYDFRPTGGTSSNPPQAVTIVPTYTIPVVEKHSYEFNNGTNTEGFNAINSAITVSGGKMIITTDAVAGNAPHAVGIIRKTDPTNYVNANTFKYAHVYYRNKSENNQLRISTGSAPSGTNGSNYTTLTLNMTDASPYEVAVVNLTNAVTWTGNIDTFDVQHRTSGNSSLVGTLEIDRIEFSTGATLGLNTKQVIEFVNVYPNPTTGAITISDLKDSKTINIFNMLGAVVKTLPATNTIDISDLATGTYILKTDTGLSSKIIKQ
- a CDS encoding sulfatase-like hydrolase/transferase; translated protein: MKVKLFALCVLSFAASNSQLLAQKTVKKPNILWILTDDQRKDSNGYYNQITTGKNDSPLGYIESPNLDALAKEGVVFPNMYCNSPACAPSRNGILAGKYPHHSGVYGFEYFNGEAEFFTKTMPQIMVENGYETSLFGKAGYRNKSVDKKSATKKTEDLYKGFYQKYVLDTELERGGVTDWNKETTYGKVNGKSAKIDTRMQFFYPNNVKKSWTTEDNISDAEKAIKASVEKELDILYHNASDGEESTLIIGGVNSMPADKTLDGNILTEYRNYLQNQNKPYQSLLGDKMAGADTSKPIFTSLSFHFPHTPVMPPKEFRDRFKDKVYKIPAFDKKEELSKLPKQLVDLYNKLRIDGYSYEDKQQAIRDYYAFCAFGDYIIGKAIAEFKAYSKKNNQEYMILYTCGDHGWQLGEQGIESKFSPWELSTHTTGILVSSDKKAVPAGKVYDGFAEYVDIMPTVLAAGGVDLKAKEYQFLDGFDLAEMYSNPKLNKDYIIGEINSVAGPRSYMRTKDFAFSMRPRPLNGGPGGRYKPNENVRWGLDAPRQEVQLAFYDLRKDPMERNNLANDKNYIALTDWFRAKLGNIILGDGRIECDWKQKNVYNTSTFALGADDKKIDIPKNIVPKI